ctcacctTTTGGTCCTATGAGAATCTCCCAAAGAATCTCttaaagagtctactagAGTGACAGAcaaactccaaaacccataacgtgaagtaggccaagaatctctatccttatcagacaGAAACTGGTAAAcactatgagcataactctttatcattggagaTGTCGTTAACCAGAATGGTATAAAAGAGAGGGCCATAAACGGAGCCATCTTGTTAAAGAGAGAATGATCATTCTTCAAATACCTACCATCAATTCCCTTATTACCACTCCTCTGGTCCATGATACCACCCCTACCTACTGCCAGGAAAAGGTCATTGATAAAACTAACAGAAAGCATAACGAGAAACGCCGACCAAGTGTGACTCCTGATATAGCAACAGATACTCCAATGCGGATAGTGaatgttaaagatgatgagtAGGAATGACAAAAAGTATGGTATATAGAGAAGCCAAGTAAGGTACCATCTGTCTCCACCTTCCCAAGGTCTGTTAGCAAATGCCTTACTCTTATgctcaaaaaatataaGATTCAAAATCTGAACAATTGCTGCCAAGAACATACTGAGTACGTCAAATATACGAGCATGCTTAGCAGATACCAAAGTCTTTGGGACTAAATGAGGATAAATTGAACCCATAGCTCCAACCGCTAAACCATGCATAATCAGTGGCATACATGTCTGAGATAAGCGCCAGTATCGAGGATTCCACGCTGAACCGCCATCATGATTACCCAAAATCTTCCAATAGTCATAATTAGGATGATCAGATTGGAAATTCTTCTTAAGGGGTTCACTAAGTTTAGAATGCTTATCCTTGGTAAGAGTTTTATCACCACTACTAAGTACGCTAAGCAGTTTACCTAGTTCACTACCAGTaccaccatcctttggtATCTCCTTACAGTTTCCACTATCCTTGTAGACATACCTGTACCAGCAGGTACCAGGACCCTTACAGTAGTAGTGACCAAGATCATCGCAGTAGGTGGCATCTCCCTTGCAGTAGTAGCAGTAGGAGTTTCCGGATTTCACACAGATTAGGAGAGGAGATCCTTTAGCCTGGGTAATTGAGTCACAatccttttcatagtatGCTGCTACTTCATCCACAGGTCCTTCAATGCATGGGCAGAGGATTAGCGGGGCGCTGCCATCATCTTTTACTATATTTACTCTGAACTGTTGAGTTCCTCCAGGATGTATAGTATGAGTGCACTTGCAGAAGCCAGGAGGTTCACTAGGTTCAGCAGTTCCTTTGACTTGAATAGTCCTACCCCCGGTAGAGTCATTGTAAATCATGATCTTTCCATTGACCTCTTTGTTTTCTGAGAGcttaatggttactccaTCACTTTTTGCTTCCAGCAACCCAGGAAAGTAGGCTATCGTCCACAGTACTGTTGCAACAGACGAATTTAAAACACCTAGCCATATCTGACTCTTGACAACAAGATACTTAATATCTCTAGGTCTGTAATCTCTAAACCACATGTGAATCCACATCTGgtagaagaagataaggaCGGGTGCTACAGGAATATTCATAAGGTACCATAGTGCCCTGTCCACATCTATAAATCCAATACCTGCACCTATGATACAGGTAAAAAAGTGTTGAAATAGTAGGGAATAGTAGAACCATTGAATGTGTCCCCTTTCTCCACCCCTGACAAAAGCATTGAGTATCTGTGTATACCCAAAGAAGAGGATCCATTGGATGACACAAGTCAAGCAACCCCTAAagtattcttcctcttctccTTCAGGTATGAATTTATATAGCCCTAAGAGCACTCCAAACCCTCCCATGAGAATAGTCGCCAAGATCTCTATGAAGATGAGTGAGGTGACTGTCCTGGAAACATACTCACTGGAACAACGCTTCTCGAGAAGAAACCTGTCCAGTAGGTAGTCGGAATTGGTGGCTGCCAGTAGCATAGGTTGAAGATGTCCCAGTCCAGCAAAGAACAAGGCCGTCTTCTTGAGCTGCCCCCTCTGCTGAATAGAGACAGATACACCCATAGTATACCAttttatactacattatcCTTAGTCATAAATTAAAGAGACCCTCTCCACTCTATACACGGGACTTTAATGCTCCAGTATTATTCACCATTCAAGACGCATGTTGTCAAGTAGCTCTCATATCATCAAGGTTTCATAGAGGGGTGTAGAGTTGCTAGAATTAGTAGGTGATGTTATGAGAATGCAATTAGTGAGGAAGGATActgaatggagatgatacTACTGTCCATTTGTACTATATCATACAGTCGCTGCGTTCATAATTGCTATCACTCCTATCCTTCCTTCAGTCGTCCTCCTAGCTCCACTAGTAGAATGAgtctctaaagagtctactggatGAAAGACGATGTCTGGcatctcataatggtaactcattcatctaaggatgaattctcatcactattccattcacttcgttcattccatagtgataaactacctagtcttcgacgtcggtaggtcacctgctTTGGTCTCTAGACCTACGCAGTGATAATCCAACTAAACGGAggagctcctgttagtcgctcaggctccCTTCATGCTTCGCATTCCACTTACCTAGTATAAAATCGGCAACGGCGTGGCTGATATTCACGGTATAAATGTGGACAAAGGAGCACACAACGGCGAGTACCGAGACACACACTAGGCATTCTCTGTATGAATCGAGTATATCGCCATGCAGAGTGTCCCTTAGATCCTCTTCATAGTCCATCTTGGTCGACTTTTCCTGAAATGAGTCCCGTAGACGCCAGGCCAATCTTCGCCTCTATTTTCCCACCAAATTCCTACGGATGCGCACACATCCGTTTAACGTTCCTCTCTGTGCCTCTAGAGCCTAGAGATAAAGCGGAAAGGAGCAGAAATTCCAAGTGTGTACTCGGCCGGCCGTGGGGACTGCGATGTCGTGGAGCCAAGGGCCCAGCGGCGTTAGCCGAGCAAACGGCGTGAACTTAGAGACCATAAATGATGAGTACGCCTGAGACACTAGTCACCAGCTGAGTCTAAAGTGAAGATTAGCCTCAGGATCAAAGATTGGGACCAAAGTCCTTTTCAAATGGCCAAAGACTCGATATAAACAAAAACTTGGCACAATGGTGAGTTTTTCATCCTGAAATACGATCAAACAGTGGAATTGGAACCAGTTTGATAACATTTGGACCAACTTTAACAACCTCTCGAGCACACCGCTGGTCAACAACTACCGGTGCTTCTCAGTCTCGTTTGCCGGAAAGGAATCCATGGAAAATGGGAACAAGAGTAAGTTTAATGACGAGCTATGGGTCACTCGGCTAGAGTTTTAGCTCCCTGGATGAACTGAGGAAGGAGGGGATGCCCATTCATTCCCGTAGACTACAGTATGGGTGACAGTGTGGACAAAAGTCTACTGTGGAGATTGGAAGGAGCCTCTGGTATCCTCTTGGTGGTAGATTTGAGTTCCTGGAGCACATTTATGCtgattttggaaacttACGGGGCACAGAATGGTAAAATGTCTGGTACATTGCCATTAATACCTCAGGAATCTCCATTAAGCCCCAAGTTACTCTCCATGGAGCCATAACTCTAGCAAGTGACCAGGGTAACCTCGGTGATGGCCTGGATAACCATCCATTACTCTACCATTCTCTCAACTCTTGACACCCTCATTTAGTCCTGTTACCTCAATCGGCGCTGAACGAGCTGGCGAGTAGGAATATATCGTGGCCAATGATGTTTGAGATCAagaatccaaagaatgGGAAAATTACACACGGAGGTGTGCTCGAGTTTATATCGGAAGAAGGATGCTGCAATATTCCATACTGGGTAAGTTAATGAATGCGGAACATACGGACTGAGTATGAGCGAAGATTGTAAGAGTTGCAAAGAATAACTAGGAGTACCTCTGGAAAGTGTAGATTGAGTCATTAGTATTACCAGAATGGTCcatggatgaggagtagataggagactactcatggatctcagagtttttaaagagcatactctctaatcatggaggatgactgGTGTGCTAACGTTAGATATAAATCAACAATGTGGAAAGGA
This region of Theileria equi strain WA chromosome 1, complete sequence genomic DNA includes:
- a CDS encoding hypothetical protein (encoded by transcript BEWA_022870A), producing MGVSVSIQQRGQLKKTALFFAGLGHLQPMLLAATNSDYLLDRFLLEKRCSSEYVSRTVTSLIFIEILATILMGGFGVLLGLYKFIPEGEEEEYFRGCLTCVIQWILFFGYTQILNAFVRGGERGHIQWFYYSLLFQHFFTCIIGAGIGFIDVDRALWYLMNIPVAPVLIFFYQMWIHMWFRDYRPRDIKYLVVKSQIWLGVLNSSVATVLWTIAYFPGLLEAKSDGVTIKLSENKEVNGKIMIYNDSTGGRTIQVKGTAEPSEPPGFCKCTHTIHPGGTQQFRVNIVKDDGSAPLILCPCIEGPVDEVAAYYEKDCDSITQAKGSPLLICVKSGNSYCYYCKGDATYCDDLGHYYCKGPGTCWYRYVYKDSGNCKEIPKDGGTGSELGKLLSVLSSGDKTLTKDKHSKLSEPLKKNFQSDHPNYDYWKILGNHDGGSAWNPRYWRLSQTCMPLIMHGLAVGAMGSIYPHLVPKTLVSAKHARIFDVLSMFLAAIVQILNLIFFEHKSKAFANRPWEGGDRWYLTWLLYIPYFLSFLLIIFNIHYPHWSICCYIRSHTWSAFLVMLSVSFINDLFLAVGRGGIMDQRSGNKGIDGRYLKNDHSLFNKMAPFMALSFIPFWLTTSPMIKSYAHSVYQFLSDKDRDSWPTSRYGFWSLSVTLVDSLRDSLGDSHRTKR
- a CDS encoding hypothetical protein (encoded by transcript BEWA_022880A), which gives rise to MDYEEDLRDTLHGDILDSYRECLVCVSVLAVVCSFVHIYTVNISHAVADFILGLETKAGDLPTSKTR